AGACAGCTATCTTACAGCAACACCAGGCAGAAAAGGACAAAAGCTGGCAGCTTCTCTCATACTAGCACCAGCTTTTAGAAGTTTACAACTGTCAAAATTGTTAACGTTAGCAGCCAAGGAAAAAACATCCATAAAATCATGGAACTAAAAGTAGCTTCAGAAAGAAATTTACTGGCCCTGGACTAGAGGTAAATTCTTTGAGGGACGCAATATACACGGGGACATGGATGATCCAGTGATTATAAGTCTCAGAGGGccagttgtgttagtctgtatcagtaAAAGTCAacgagtcctgtagcaccttaaagactaacaaatttattagagcaTTAGCTTCTTTGGGTAATAGCCACTTTATCGGATGAACTGAATTGGATATACTAAGGTGGGTATAGATGTAAGAAAATTTCTGCAAAAGAAAAGTTACTGTCCTTTGTAAATCCCTATTTTCCTatcagctacactgaatggccacaatcaccctGAGTGATTACCTGAATTGACAATGGATAGTAACATTTATTTTGCAGTCATCTTCCTACATATATACCTGCCTTagtatttccactccagttcatctaatgaagtgggtattaccctccaaagcttatgccctaatagaTCAGTCTCAGGgagctacaggactcctcattggtttTCCACTGGTTATAGCGTGTCTAGACTTTCAAgtagcctttgacaaggtccctcagtAAAGGCTCAAACAAAATAAGTGGTCACAGGATAAAAGTgaaagtcctctcatggatcagtaactggttaaaagttaggaaacaaaggatgggaataaattatcagttttcagaatggagacagaCAAATTCTGTTctccaggggtctgtattggaacAAGTGCTGTTCAGTATATTtagaaattatctggaaaaaggagtaaacagtgagatggcaaaatttactaacaatacaaaattactcaagacacttcacagtctgctttggacttaagaGTTACAAGGAGCTCTCTctaaattgggtgactgggcaacaaaatgcctGATGAAACTCACTGGTAATAAATGCAAGGTAATGTAAATTGGAACACATAATCCAACTACACATTAAAAATGACAGgtataaattagctgttaccactcaagataGATCTTGGAGccactgtggatagttctttgaaaacatttgtTCAAAGTGCAGTAGCAGTTAAAAAAGCAATGAGAATGTTCAGAACCTCTAGGAGAGGAACAGATAATAGAAAAATATTGTAATTACCTCTACATAAGCCCATGGTACACATACACCTTGAAAACTGCATTCATTTCTGTTCACCCCTATTCTCAAAAtagatatattggaactggaacACGTAgacagaagggcaacaaaaaatgaccAGAGGTATGGAACAGAGGAGAGTTTaaaaagacttggacttttcaacttggaaaagagaagactgaggagagagagagaatagagcactataaaatcatgactggtgtgaagaaatTAAACAAGAAATTATTTATTCCTTCACATGGGCCATTAGTCCGACCCAGTGTGGCCCTTCTAGTTGGAACATGGTTCATCCACAAGCAAGACAGGTGGCTCCTGTAATATTGAGTCCTCCTTCAGGACTGCTCCACATCTCCAGAATGAGACTAAACCAACAAGGGAACATGTCAGAACAATTCAAACGCGTCTCAGACAGGTatccatgttactctgtatcttcacacaacaaaaaaaaagaagcctggtagcatcttaaagactaacagtattatttattaggtgatgagctttcatcagtctgcttttttgttttgtaattcaAAACGTCACACCAGTTCATCTCCCCATTGAGAGATCAGCAACTATCATTGCTACTCTACATTTAATGATTCCTAGGGTGCTAACATCACAtatagtattggaggggtagccgtgttagtctggatctgtaacagcaacgaagggtcctgtggcaccttacagacaaacagaaaagttttgagcatgagctttcgtgagcacagactcacttcatcagatccagcatctgatgaagtgagtctgtgctcacgaaagctcatgctcaaaacttttctgttagtctataaggtgccacaggacccttcgttgctgtaacgtCACGTATAGGGTCTTTAAGGTTGTTGCTAAAACAAGCTCAGCTTGAAATGGGATCATGCCATGCTGGAGCTTAATAAAAATATGCTCCAGAAGCGAAGATGAAAAAAAGTTCTCTACTACTCAGCACTCCTGATGGACCAGTGGGGATCTAGAGGGATGAAGACCTAGGTTATAGTCCAAGTTTGCCACTGAATCCCTTTGAGCAAATCACTTCACTATTCTCCACCAATTTCTTCAGCAgcaaaatggggggaaaaaacaacttATCCTTCCTGTATGTCTTTGGATGAGAAACACTTAGAAGTTATTCATTCCTTAAAAACAAGCAGCTCTACAGGCTTGTTTCTAGCTTGCCTTCAATTTGTGTATTATCTCTGTAATAAAGGAATACAAGCCCCCTAACGTTCAAAAACTTGCATTAACACAGAGGCAGTGTTGTTCACATCAATCACGTCCATGGAACAGTCCTCATGTTACTGCAGACTTGAGAAGCAGCAGCCAACTTAGGAAAAACATGGTTACATCCCACGATATCACACAGAtgcattcataagaacataagaatggccatcctgggtcagaccaaaggtccatttaaccCGGTGTCCTGtccaacagtggctaatgccacgTGTCCCggacagaatgaacagaacaggtaatcatcaagtgatccatccactCCCGCCCATTCtcagcttttggcaaacagaggccagggacactatcCCTACTATCTGGGCTAGAAGCCATTGATATACCAAGCCTGAaggatcggaggggtagccgtgttagtctggatctgtaacagcaacaaagtgttctgtgacaccttacagactaacagaaaagttttgagcatgagctttcgtgagcacagactcacttcttcagatgcacatctgatgaagtgagtctgtgctcacgaaagctcatgctcaaaacttttctgttagtctataaggtgccacaggacccttcgttgctgttacaagccTGAAGGAGTTcatctagttctcttttgaaccctgctaTAATCTTGGCCTTCCCAACATCCACTGGCAAATAATTCCGCaaattgactgtgcattgtgtgacaaaaatacttctgtttgttttaaacctgttattaATTTCAGTGGTGACTCCTAATTTTTGTGTTATGAGGAGGCATAAACAacacttatttactttctccatatcactcattttatagacttctgtcaTCTCATTTCTTAgctgtttcttttccaagctgaaaaggccCAGCCTGATCAATTtcttctcatctggcaccattcCAGACCACtaaaattttttttcccttttctgtacATTTTCCAACTTCAATATGTCTGTTTTTGAGACAGGGCTACCACTTCTGcattcagtattcaagatgtgggcataccacagatttatataccagcaatatattttctgtcttcttatctaTCCTCTTCTTAATGATTTTTAACACCCTGTAAACTTTTTTCAATGTCACTGtatattgagtggatgttttcagagatctatccacaatgactccaggcTCTCAGGTCATAGATAATTTAGACcccattttatatgtgtatttTCTTCTCAGCTCTTAGGGTACAAAACTCTTATGTGGCAGCAACTGCACAGGCCTTAATCTTAACCAGAAGCTACATTTAACAGAGAAGGCACTTCTTCAACCTAGACCAAGTTCCCTTTGGCAGCTCAGATGCTTTCAAATTAATATATAACACATGCCAAGaatggcacgtgagccaatttgcAGACTTGcagggagctcagcctcacccctctgcccccatgcagctgagagcttgctcaaagccatgctacctgtggattaacaaaagaccagctaatgctacctaaacggtaaatctctgcatcttaatttattaatgaaactctTGTGTAGGACTAAtaaggactttaaaaagtatcactggcactcagaccacacatagattaaaaagtcaaatttcagcactctgtctcagaaagtttgctgacccttgGCCTAAACATTCCACCTGTGACTGGGGAAGTAGATTCCCCTAAAACCAGAGAACTGCCATCTGTCCTTTTATTTCTCTGTGCACAGTCACAGTATATCCCATTTAAACACCCCCCAATAAGCATCCTGCGGTAGATGGACTGATTTTGACAAAATTACTCATTTTATTCTGGTATTTTATGCAAAATTCTAGGGTCCTGCCTTGACTGGCAAAAGCTGTGGTTTTCAATCATGTTAATTCAGCTGAGTTCTCATAACGCAGAATCAAAGAAATGTAAGACTGAAAAGTACCTCTGTATCACTTAGTTCAGTACCCTGTAATGAGGTAGTACTAAGTACAGACAATCCCAGACAGGCGTTTCTCTCACCGGTGCcaaaaaatctctaatgatggagattccactctCCCTTGGTAATTTGTTCCAATGCTTAATTTCCCTCAtagtttcaatttttttcctaatgcctaAGTTAAATCTCCttttctgcaatttaagtccagATGCTATAGGACTCCATTTCAGTGATCTTCCAGCTTGATTGTGAACCATTGCTAACTATTCTCTGAatagttttccaaccagttatagCAGGTTCATTTCAGCTATATATCCCTATTTTGCTTATGACAAAGTCACATGAGAAAGTATCAAAAGATTTGCTAGCGTTAAGATACATCACCCTTTCTGCTTCAGCTCTATCTACAAGGCTTGTTAGTTTGTCAAAGGAAAATAGGTTGATTTGACATTTGTTAACAACAAATATATACTGCCTATTACTTACACCTTTATGATCTGCTCAGCATTTATAAACTGATGGATTATTTGCTCCCATTATCCTTCTAGGTTACCATTAGCTTAACTTGgaaattccctggattgtccttattccccttttaATTGTaattgccctttcccagtcttctaggctctccccttttttcccccacagttcTCAAAGGTTCTCGTGGCTCAGAGAGCTCTTCAGCCAGTTCAAGTATTTGAGACTGTATTGCTTCAGGGCCTGCCAACCTGAAAGCATGTAGTTTGTTCAACatgttggggaaaaaatatttcaggttCTTAAGATCTAGGATAGTCACTTTAATTTACAATTAGGGCCCCAATATTTGTAGGTATGTCTGTTCCTAATTTCCACAAAGGTCAATGAAAGTTAGTGGCCTAACTACATTTGAGACTCTGGACCTAGGTGACAAGGGGGAGAGACTAGCCTTTACAACCAGTGAGCCTGCATTTCAGTTGTATTAGGAGAACTCAAAATATTTAGGATATATTTTTCAATTGTCACTGAAGACTAGTTTAAGAGGCCTCAGGTAAGATGGGTGGAGTAAATAAACACAAGGGCTGCCACATTTCACCTCGGAGATCTTGGCTCGTTTACAACATGGTGAGTTAcaggtacacatctcatagaactggaagggaccttgggaggtcatgtccagtccactgccctcttggcaggatgaaTCACcgtccctttttttaaaaaaaactatttgccccagagccctaaatgtccaccccaaggattgaactcaaaGATGTTAATAAGAACAAAGCATAACCCATATGCTTTTTATGCATGTTCCcacctcataagaacataagaatggccatactgggtcagaccaaaggtccatccagcccagtatcccgtctgctgacggtggccaatgccaggtgccccagagaaggagaacagaagacaatgatccagtgatttatctcctgccatccatctcctgcccttgtactgaaggctagggcaccatactttacccctggctaatagccatttatggacctaacctgcaaaaatttatcgagctcttttttaaaccctaatagagtcctggccttcacagcctcctctggcaaggagttccacaggttgactgtgcgctgtgtgaagaaaaatttccttttattagttttgaaccgactacccatcaatttcatttggtatcccctagttcttgtattatgggaaaaggtaaataatttttctatattcactttctccacatcattcatgactttatatacctctatcatatcgcccctcaatcgcctcttttccaaactgaaaagtcccaatctctctagcctctccccatatgggacccgttccaaaccccaaatcagtTGATTACAGACCCCTTCACAAGCCAATACATGTTTTGTCTAGCAGATGTGAACTCAGAACTTGAAGAAAAGCAGaatgaagagagaagcacatgtgtgcatgcatgaaagacagagagagatctTAGCAGTAAAGAGAGAATAAAAACAGTAACCTTGTAAAGCATTCTATTAATGCATTTATTGGGATCTACAGATCTCCGATTTTGGACATGTTACATTAAATTTTCAGACCCAAACATCACAGCCTTCCACACAGGCACATTTACTCAGTCATCTGTTATACATTAAactagagaaaaacaaaacacttttcttGCACTCCAGTCACATCAGACAGTATCAAAACAGTTAATCAGAAGTGCTGGCTGCACTTTGCTAGCTCCATAAAAAAAGAGGCCAAAGTTAACTGCCTTTTAGATCACTGTGTCATTCCATGAGGAAGGGCCCAAAGATACACATGCCAACTACCTAAAGTATCAGCTTTAGGGCTTTTCCAACGCTGGGCAGGGTAGAACTTTCTTACCTGGATATCTGCATCAGACACGCCAAAGTCCAGATTAGAAACCAGGAGTTTTCCCCCAGTTTccacgccagccccagccccaaagccACTGTCAAACAGGTCATGCTGCCACTTCTCAGGGAGCTGCTTTGGCTGAAACAGGACAAAAATTCTCAGTGACCATCCCGCCAACCCACGGGGCTCTCAACTCCCCTCCTTCCTCGATTTCCTACAGGCTCTGCAGGAGAGACTAGCTCTTCCCAACACTCTGATCCCGCTCGCCCAGGGTCCGTGCTCGGCCACGAGAAGCCTCCGTGCTGCTCGGAGAGAACAAAGCGCCTCTCGCCGGGTCgcaggcagctccctggcccATCTCGATGCCCAGGCCCGATCCCCAGACCCCTGCCGCTCCCCCAGTTCCGTATAAGGCGCCTGGGGCTCAGCTCCGCGAGCCAAGTGCGGCGCCCCGCCCTGCACCTGCGGGGTCTCGGCCGGCGCCCCACTCCCGCCGCCCCGTACCCGGCTGTAGGGCGCGGGCCGGTTCCTGACGCCACCCCGGGCCATAACCGGCCTGTTCCGTACGGGGCCGCCGCCGGCTCGTCCAGCTCCAGCGGTCCCCCGGCCGGGCCCCCCTCCGCGGCCAGCGCCTCCCCggccccggcctccgcggccggCCCCGGCACGAGCCCCTCGCTGGCTGCGGTTCAGCTTGATGATATCGTCCAGGGACATGTCCATCTTGTCGGCCATGATGGCGGCTCCGCTCCGGGGCCTGCACTTCCGGCCGCGCTGCGCCGGCGCCGGAACCGGAAGGGGCGAGCCCGAGCGCCCATAGGGCGCAGTAGCTAAACACTCTTCCCGTTAGGGGCCGAAGCCGGGGCGGGACTTCCGGTGTGGCTATAGCGATTCCCGCCGGCTCGGCCTGTGCTTGTGAGCCGCCACTGACAAGGGTGGGCGTGTGCCGCGACCGTGGGGGctcggagagtggagggggcaCGGGCAGTTCGGGAGTACTCggggggcaggagagtggaggaggCTCGGTTTGGGGGTACTcggggcaggagagtggagggggcttGGAGAGTTCATGGGtccttggggggcaggagagcGGAGGGGGCATGGAGAGTTTGGGGGGGCTTGGAGAGTTTggggggtgctcaggggcaggagagtggagggggaatGGGGAGTTTGGGGGAGTTCACGGGAAGCTTAGAGTTTGGGGGGTGCTcgggggcaggagagtggagggggcatGGAGAGTTTGGGGGGGCATGGAGAGTTTGTGgggtgctcaggggcaggagagtggagggggaatGGGGAGTTTGGGGGAGTTCATGGGAAGCTTAGAGTTTGGGGGGTGCTcgggggcaggagagtggagggggcatGGAGAGTTTGGGGTACTcgggggcaggagagtggagggggcatGGAGAGTTTGGGGGAGCTCATGGGGGGTTTGGAGCTTTTGGGGGATACTTGGGGAACAGGAGAGTGGAGAGGGCATGGAGTGTTTGGGGGAGCTCACGGGGGGCTTGGAGAGTTTGGGGGTGCTcgggggcaggagagtggagggggcatGGGGAGTTCGGGAGTACttgggggcaggagagtggagggggcatGGAGAGTTTGGGGGAGCTCATGGGGGGTTTGGAGGGTTTGGGGGATACTTGGAGAGTGGAGAGTGTGCAGAGAGTTTGGGAGGAGTTGATGGGGGGGCTTAGAGTTCAGGGGAACTCGTGGGGAGTCAGACAgttgggggaatggcagcagctTTGCAGTGGTGCTTTCTGGGTTGTGTGGTGCTGTTGGGGGCTGTAGCCCTGCATTAGGGGTGTGTTAGTACCCTTCCAGTGGGAAGCAGAAAAGCCTTCCTTTCTCAGCTCTGTGTAATCAAATGACaaatgagcctttttttttttcccatgctccCAGGGTACCTGCACTCCCCCAGGGAGGAAGCCTGGAGCATAAGGGCAGAGGGCTCAGGCCTCTTACCCTCCTGCCGTGGACTTGGCAGTCAGACCATGGCTGGATCCCTTCCTCCCCCTGTTGCTcaatttcttcatctgtaaagtggggaGTGCTGATCCTGACTCCTCAGGGATGAGGCAAGGACACTAATGGTGTTTGTGAACCAGGGCAGAGGACTTCAGATGAGAGGGTTCCAAACACAGAATTTTACTAGTAATGACTGAGCTGTGGAGAAGATAACAGCTCATCCCCATCTCACTTTGAACTGCTACAGAGGAGAAAATAATGCTGGCAGCCAAAGGGGACTGCATGGCCCTTGGGGATGTAGCTATTTTATCTGGGAAACTTAAGTGTtgtttactcctcataacacaagaactaggggtcactcaATGAAAGTAGCAGGTTTataacaagcaaaaggaagtgtttcttcacacaatacacagttAACCAGTGGAATCCTTGCCCGAGGAGGTTGTGAACATCAAAACAGGGCTCAAAATAGAACTAAATAAATTTATGGAGAGTAGATCTATTAAACTATTAATGATCTATTAATGGCTATTAAGTGGGATGGGGAGGGCTagggtccctggcctctgtcaggtttgaaatggatgacaggagagggcttACTcattgattacctgttctatttgTAGGGACacttggcattgaccactgttgggaGATAAAgcattgggctagatggacctttgggctgacccattGTAGCCATGCTTGTATTCTCaatgattaaaaatgaaactCAGTCTGAGTAGTTGCTTCATCTGACAGGTGCTGACTTGACTCCTAAACCCACAAGCCAGCCAGGATGAAGGTGAAGATAAAGAGCTGGAATGGTGTAGCTTCTTGGCTCTGGGTGGCCAATGATGAGAACTGTGGCATCTGCCGGATGGCCTTTAATGGCTGCTGCCCAGACTGTGAGTAACCCAGGCTTCTGCCCCCTGCAGGTTTTCAGTTCAAGtgctcccttctctctctcctcatgAGTTTTGTTCTTTTGTAGGCAAGGTGCCTGGAGACGACTGCCCTCTGGTATGGGGCCAGTGTTCCCACTGCTTCCATATGCACTGCATTCTCAAGTGGCTGAATTCccagcaagtccagcagcactgccCTATGTGCCGGCAAGAGTGGAAATTCAAGGAGTGACAGAGTACTCCCTCAGACAGCAGATCTGCTTGGATTTCATGGGCTGCTGTTAAAATGTTTTGTCTTCTCTCTCCAGACCCTAGCACAATGAATTATTTATACAATATAGTATGTGTCCCTAGCCCTTACAGAGAAACTTAGCAGATAATCCTTCTCTACAGATAATTATGACTCACTATAAGCAAGAAggaagcctggggcagagggagcagtggAGACATGACTGGAAGCATCTAAGTGGTACATATTAATCGTTCCCATTGTGATGCTGGTTCCACATGCTGTGACAGCTTTCAGCATTACTATTTCATCCTGGGCATTGTCTGAGTATATCAACATTCTCTGTGTCCTTGGGGTCTATGTAGTATGTGTGTGCCTTAGTAAAAAGCCATGGGTTGGCCTGGGTACATCTCATATTGGCCTTTTTATGATAATGGCTCCTTTTGCCATGCAGATGTGACCTGTTGTTTCACTGCCTTATTTAAAACACCCTGAACCTGATTTCTAAGAGGTGCTTATCCTTAGCAACTCCACCCAAAGTCAGGATAGGTCTAAACCATTGAAAAGCTTTCCTAAACTAAAAGAGACCTTCCTGTTTAATTAAAACTTCTCCCATCTCTTGCATCACAGGCAccttcccctcctcttcctctaaAGAGGCCTCTCAATCCTGGCCAGCCTGTGCCCCCTCTCATTTCCTAAGAAATCATTACTGCCCAGTAATAGTGATATGGATACTCTGTGCCTTAGTGGGAAAAGGTG
The sequence above is a segment of the Carettochelys insculpta isolate YL-2023 chromosome 20, ASM3395843v1, whole genome shotgun sequence genome. Coding sequences within it:
- the ANAPC11 gene encoding anaphase-promoting complex subunit 11, with product MKVKIKSWNGVASWLWVANDENCGICRMAFNGCCPDCKVPGDDCPLVWGQCSHCFHMHCILKWLNSQQVQQHCPMCRQEWKFKE